One Urechidicola croceus genomic window, CCACCAAGAAATTTATCATCTCCATCTCTGAAAAGTTTTTTACTAGACTTTCTTTTATTTTGTGAGTAGGTATCTTCTGTAAATAATTCTTCATCAACACTATAATCTTCTGGTTGCCCCATAATAGTTATAACATCATCAATATCTGCCTCGCTTACTACTTGTCTCTCATCAACAATTTTATCAGATAATAACTCACTTATGCGTGATTCAATATCTTTAATAATTTCGTCTCTACCTTGTGGATCATCGCTTAAGGATTTTCGTATGGCTTCTAAATATCTTTTTAACTTTTGAAAAGCATTTTCATCAATATGAAAAAACAAGCCTCCAAGATTTATGTTTATAGTCTTATTCATTTTTCGTTGATTTTTTTGTTGTTACAAGGTTGACAGCCTCAACCAAGTCACTCCAAGTTGAGTTTAGTTCTTTTAAAAATAGTTTTCCTGTTTCGGTTAATCCGTAATATTTTCGTGGAGGTCCAGAAGTAGATTCTTCCCAACGATAATTGAGTAATCCAGCATTTTTCAACCTTGTGAGTAAGGGATATACTGTGCCTTCAACCACCAATAATTTAGCGTCTTTTAAATGCACCAAGATTTCTGAAGTATATGCATCTCCTCCTTCTAAAATGGAGAGTATGCAATACTCTAAAACCCCTTTACGCATTTGCGCTTTTGTATTTTCTATCTTCATAATTATTTGATAAATTTTATGGTTAACGGATACTTGTAATTTTCACCGTTATTAGCTCTTATTGCTCCAAGTATAATTAAAGCCAATCTTGCGATTGCTAATAATCCTATTAATGAAGCACTTCCAAAAAATCCAAAAATATTTGGAAAATCAAAATGGAAGTTATTGTGCATATTGTCGATATTTGAAAAAGCATTAAATATTGTTCGAAAGAAAAAAGGAATAAATGTAAGACCAAGAATAAATTGATATAATAAAAAACTCAAATTAAAATTGACAGCTTCTTTTCCTTGTTCATCTAAAAATGCACTTTCATCTTTTTTTACTTGCCAAAAAATTAGTGGAGCAATTACTCCGCCTAATGGAAAAAAGTATCCTGCTAATGCAGAAATATGAATTAAAAATGCGTTGTTATTGTCGTTTTTAGTTTTCATTTTTGTATAACCCTTTAGTATTCTATGCAAATATATATATAAAAGAAGGTATTATGCAATACAAAGTACTATAATTTAACATTTATTTAACAATTGAATATATTTAGAAAATATAATAATATACGTAGTATATTAAATTTAAAATTTTGAATTTGAAAAAAAAGGTAGTTTTGTTTTTTGTATAAAATTTGTCAGTTAAAAATTGATAAAACAAGGCTCTTTTTATGTGTGGAAACCACAAGTGTGAAATTATCGTTGAATTTTGAAATGTAAAATTGGTGCAAGATAAAATGATAAAAAGTAGTAACTTGTAACCTTTAATTTAATTATATAGAATGAAATTTACACCAAGTAAAATTAATATTTTTTTGATGGCTAAAATACCATCAGCATATATTTCTGGAGTTAGAGTTAGGTCTTTAACAAGTGATGAAGCAGTAGCAACTGTTAAGTATAAATGGATAAATCAAAATCCATTTAAGTCAATGTATTGGGTTACTCAAGGTATGGCATCAGAATTAACAACTGGAATTTTGGTTATGAAACAAATTGCTGAAAGTGGTAAAAAAATATCAATGTTAGTTACCAATCAAAATGGAACTTTTACAAAA contains:
- a CDS encoding DUF4870 domain-containing protein — encoded protein: MKTKNDNNNAFLIHISALAGYFFPLGGVIAPLIFWQVKKDESAFLDEQGKEAVNFNLSFLLYQFILGLTFIPFFFRTIFNAFSNIDNMHNNFHFDFPNIFGFFGSASLIGLLAIARLALIILGAIRANNGENYKYPLTIKFIK
- a CDS encoding PadR family transcriptional regulator, whose translation is MKIENTKAQMRKGVLEYCILSILEGGDAYTSEILVHLKDAKLLVVEGTVYPLLTRLKNAGLLNYRWEESTSGPPRKYYGLTETGKLFLKELNSTWSDLVEAVNLVTTKKSTKNE
- a CDS encoding DUF4442 domain-containing protein, giving the protein MKFTPSKINIFLMAKIPSAYISGVRVRSLTSDEAVATVKYKWINQNPFKSMYWVTQGMASELTTGILVMKQIAESGKKISMLVTNQNGTFTKKARGKITFTCKDGDKIKQAIKNTLESGEGQVLTLTSEGYDESGDKVSKFEYEWSIKAKK